TCCGACTCCCGCACTCTAAACAGCAGAACAGCCGGAGTATTAGTAGGATGCTGAATCAAATTTCTAAGCTGCATCAACATCTGCTCCAGCCTAAACAAACTTAGATATCCATCTAAGTATGTCCTTATCTGTTCTATATTTTATTAGCATCATATATGTAAAACCACTATCTATACATGACTTTCTGGGCTGTTGGGGCTACTTCCATACGTGTAGTTCCTCACCTCTTGGGGCATCAACCTCCGTGAATGCTAAGCCCAAGCACAATGGGCAGGAGGGGTCGCGTCTGTCTTCAGGGCCTGTTCTTGCCTCCAAACAGTTGGCATGATAAACATGGCCACATACTAAAACTGCCACAACAGAGTATTCACCAGAAGACATTCCATCTCTGAGAAAATAGGGTTTTCTTCTCAGCAGCTTCTGACAGATCCCACATACCATCTTCACCATATCTGATGAGATGGAATCCATTGCCAAGGAGCTGGGCCTAATTCTCTCTTGCCTGCTAAATGCTTTATTCCTGTTCTCTGGAATATAGAGATGACAAAACAATATGAGAGAATATGAGATAAATGCAATCatccaaaaaataagaaaaatagaaCGAATATGAAAATGTCAAGTCCGTCTTTATATCTTAATTTGCTTTCACAAGGATCGATTTCTGGGAAATTATCGCACATATGTGCCCTACCTCTAGTCAACTTGTTATGCATCATGCAGAACTAGATATGTCCATATTATGCATTTACGATTTCACTGAGCATTCAAATTGCCATTGCATGTAATACATCATTGGTGAAAGAGAATCCACATGACCACACAGTCAATTCAAATTGGTTTCTTCCCAAAATGATTGGGAAAAAGGCTTTGATTGATTGACGTCACACGTCATACAGCACAATTCATTATCTGACCATCCATATAAGAGACTTTGACGAGGCCACTAATATGAAAAGAATCAATAAATACCTGCATGGCAGCTTGACTCAGGGTTGCATTGATTAATGATCTTGAAGGAAAGCTTCTCATCCCGACAAGGGGAAACCTTGCCATGTGAAGTTGATGTGTTACGCCTAGAGTATTGATGGCCATAGTGGTGACGTGAACGTTTCAGGAATATTGAACGGCCAAGATTGTAATGATGATTAGACACAGAAGAATGAACGTTCAGTGGCTTTGCAGAGGTATCTGCAGTATCAGTGCCATGTGAGGGCAGCTTCAGTCCACTAGAATGGACTAAATGTGCAGGTTTCTGCAGCGTGAAAGATATACATGAACAATTATAGCGTAAATCTTGTCTATGATGTAGCCTCCTCATCAACCAGAGGGTTGTTTGGCTTGTTATACAAAAGTCGAATAAAACGATGATGAACTACTTCAGAAGGAAAAGAATAGCTAACCCCGTTGTATAAAAAATGACTTCCAGAAGAGCAAGGCATGTTGTCTGCAAAATGTTAAAACAAATCATAACAATTGTTCACACTTCAATGACTTAAATCAGCAATGGACACACTgcacgcacacacacacacacagatggTTATGAAAGCCTTTCCTTTTTAACTGGATATACTAAACACAAAGAAGCTCAGCCCAAAGACCATTATTGAGCCTTATGCACTGCCTAAAACCTCATTATTGACACTCATGTACAGCCAAAATATCATTATTCTCAACCTCACTTGCATTTTTACAAGCATGTTCAGATAGAAAAAGGCCAGCTCCGGCACCCAAAACCGCCTTAACCAACCAACATCCATGCATAGGGAGTAAATGAAAATTATAACAGAGGAAGTAAAATTTCAAGAACTTAGAACATGTGAGCCCTAAATACTCTTAATATATTTAAGACAGGTGGAGACTGGAGCCAGCTCCTCTGCCCCCACCACAGAATCCAAAATAAGAACAATTGAGAAGTGGTAAAAGTTTAGACTACCAGACAAGTAAAACTAAATTTACATATTAAATTTAGGAGGTCAAACCACTAAATTTTATCAAAACATATCCATTGGACCATTGGGGAGTCAAAACTGAATCAGGGGTTTAAATCTAAACGATATAAAGCCCAATGATAAATTAACTCTTCTTTGCCAGTTTCTCATGTTTTTTCTCCTCTCCATTTCCCATCTTGTCTTTTATTACTTAATTAAAACAATATCTATGCTCCTCATGCAGTTTCAATCTACAAAAACAGATGCTACAAACACAAACTCTCCACACTCTAGAGTATATGTCTCAGTGCTAAAAGCTCCAACAACAGTCCACAGGAGAGGATCAGATGTAGAAAATTTACTagtataaaaatattttccatGGTAAACGCCAAGTTTCAATGGAGCAACCATGGTTTCCCCCAAATGCCAGCTCCATACTTCTTATGTGAGAAGACGAATTACTTCCTATAAACGCAGTTATGTTGATCACATAACATGACCACTCCAATCAGTTTTAAAGAAAAATGGGATCACGTACACATCCCGCCCACTTCAAAAATTAACAGAACCATTTCATTTGATAATAAAAGTTTCCCTTCTAAGGGATATGAAGCTGTTAGGCATCCATTATCGAAGAACGGTATCCATCTCGATCCAAGTTCAATCAAGAAATAGGTATTACACATAGAGAGACATAAACGAAGGCCAATAAGCAGAGACATCCCGGATGAAGAAACAGAGAGTTGCAATTGCAATCAAAGGCTATGAAACCCTAAAAAAGTCCATAAATCAGAGGAAAGAAACATTAAatgattaaaatttcaaaagacGAGAGACAAACCTCAATAAACCAAAAACAGAAGCAAACAAAAGAAACGGATCAATCCAACCATCCAATTCAACTTTTTCCACAGTCATTCACCCCCAAAACTAGTAATCCAACAACACCCAAATCCCTCTTCATCCATTTCAAACAATGATCTTTCAATTTCTCATCTTTTCACAGAAATCCGAACAGAATCGAAAATGGAAGCTCAAaaccattgaaaaaaatttaaaaatgtgcACCGGAGACAGAAGGAGGATCGCGGAGGGTCAGGTTGTGCTTGGTCCGATCATTACTTCGCTTTCTCTTCCCCATAATTAAGTACAAGCAAAAATATCTTTGGGGAACGCTTTTTCTGGCTTTCCAACGGCTAAGAATCCAAGAAGTGGCCGATTCCAATTCTAGGGTTTTAGTTTTGGGGCTTAGCGAGCGAGAGATAGAGAGTCCATCTGTGGCTttgagagagtagagagagagagagcgcgtTTTGGGCGTCTTtgatgaaggagaagaaaaaacgTGCGAAGGAGAAGGCAGGACACGCGCCTTTTTTTGTTAATTCCCGTTACGAAAAtttatttgctatttatttctttattttaattctCTCTGAATATTTTAGTTGTACAATTCAATTATTCCAAATATTTCATtgattggtttgatattattagtttaacctttttatagataaaacttgtttttggtctcttttttttatttgtaggcAAAATTATTCCAAATGACATGGGCTATGTTTCCATCTTGGAAATTATACGTGTTTGTTAAACTATGGTGTGCgtcttttttattgaaaaataagGTTCTTAAAATATCGTGACTCAATTTTCTAAGATGAATAAGATATTAGCGAACGACATAGTTAGTATGATTAAAAACGGGAATATAAAATGGAAGAACGCATCTGGGATTATATACGAGCCGCAATGATATGATCGATGTAACCCTCCACCAACACATTCCCTGATTGGTGTCTACCGATGTCACAAATCACAGCTGCTAGTTGACGGTGTTCACTCTATATGTATCGTTGAGTTGTTTTGTCAGTGGGAGTGTGAGACGAGGCGATGGAGAAGGCTCTTGAGTTGATCGCAATCAACTAGAAAACTACTTGCCCATGCACTGTGCAAGtgttttgttgttttcatgTGAGTCATAAACTcataagctatatatatatatatatatagccgtGAATGTATCATTCATAGATGATCCCTTTTGGGAGAAGATATTCACTTTTGGAAGTTGAGAATTCGCTGTCATTAAAATTTGTTATGGTTAACAATATTAGAGAGGTCCTTCATAATAAAGGGCCATATCCATGAATTATTGCTTTattagaggttttttttttttatgatcttATTAACTGATACACACTATAAGTCGaatattttgtttcctttttttttttattttactctcGGTTAATTattatcaatatatatttaGATCACCGTACATCTGAGTGTGACCCTttcatttataaattttaaattggaGACTCCGAGAGCAACAATTCTTAATTTCATGTTCGATTATTTCGATTGGAGTAATATCTTTATGGCCACACGATttcatttataaattttaaattggaGACTCCGAGAGCAACAATTCTTAATTTCATGTTCGATTCTTTCGGTTTGAGTAATATCTTTATGGTCACACGATAGGCTTGATCCAATATGAAATTTTTATGTGCATGGGTATAATGGCCTGAGTTTAAGCCTTCATCGTATGTTTAAAATATAAACTTGTCTAatgtcattgattaaaaaatatattcttacatatgttccaaaagaaaaggtgggttacccacaaaaaaattgatttccacTTAAACAACTATATAAAAGAGTTGAGAGGTGACTTGAAACATGAGATATGGGTAGGAAGGTGTGAGATTTAGGGAGCTCTTGTCCCACCATAACCACTAACCAGACATGACAATAGCTTTCCATtttcgtctttttttttattatctatttCTAGAATAATTTAATGTTTTATTATTAGTGAATCGTACCCCAAAacttaaagaaaattttcagcaaTACAATAAAAACAggaacaaaattttaaattaatttgcaTAAATTCACAGAGCAAAAACAGTGAAGCCCACATCAGGATTcagaattaaaataataaataaaataatgccATTTTATCTCTTTGGAAAACATGCACACTTGTGTCACACTCTT
This genomic window from Tripterygium wilfordii isolate XIE 37 chromosome 9, ASM1340144v1, whole genome shotgun sequence contains:
- the LOC120006645 gene encoding uncharacterized protein LOC120006645 isoform X2; its protein translation is MPCSSGSHFLYNGKPAHLVHSSGLKLPSHGTDTADTSAKPLNVHSSVSNHHYNLGRSIFLKRSRHHYGHQYSRRNTSTSHGKVSPCRDEKLSFKIINQCNPESSCHAENRNKAFSRQERIRPSSLAMDSISSDMVKMVCGICQKLLRRKPYFLRDGMSSGEYSVVAVLVCGHVYHANCLEARTGPEDRRDPSCPLCLGLAFTEVDAPRGEELHVWK
- the LOC120006645 gene encoding uncharacterized protein LOC120006645 isoform X1; translated protein: MGKRKRSNDRTKHNLTLRDPPSVSDNMPCSSGSHFLYNGKPAHLVHSSGLKLPSHGTDTADTSAKPLNVHSSVSNHHYNLGRSIFLKRSRHHYGHQYSRRNTSTSHGKVSPCRDEKLSFKIINQCNPESSCHAENRNKAFSRQERIRPSSLAMDSISSDMVKMVCGICQKLLRRKPYFLRDGMSSGEYSVVAVLVCGHVYHANCLEARTGPEDRRDPSCPLCLGLAFTEVDAPRGEELHVWK